One genomic segment of Osmia bicornis bicornis chromosome 16, iOsmBic2.1, whole genome shotgun sequence includes these proteins:
- the LOC114881872 gene encoding sorting nexin-13-like isoform X2: MNVPLYGFLGVAATLLVYLVGFGTIVKLFICLLALILGTITCVYRTYGANLDDVIKSEREDLNKKTEKFRQYILDVSKQKMTFTLDKRITGSRIIDESLQEILDFVIRDYVEPWYNVITDDEEFIYSVRDTAQKIAINIANRVKGVDWIPYLTTRLVDDVASHVRLYRQARARIKQVRSKKLQKGSASSSTSSGTPKRTPTHRRNKSETDVSWYSQTKFYIPNLSSLTEPIEASEEKEDESLEKIFFDLEVQMENNLISRDTVCTNSTQELEFLGEISEILLYLVLPKGDFDCLTVRFILRELLVNVIIRPLLDLFSDPDYINQACIWLCAKEGGLPSDVFLTVIRVTDSLDELTATKSIVCKEIAHLRSKDSGGDDDLSVKQQLNSLLYVKKILETRIIGMQEGLDSETDGIGAQPDWNRLLIPGQKLVNLPLDELLKNNIALSYFIDYMTSINAETYLYFYLNVYGWRVSAEQQISDIELQKLHMSQAATSIMGTRRKNNDLENLKEAATKIYQQYLSEKASPKLQLDDALVKTLLNRIRIEPVKETWFDDLRTCCYEKLQNEDRFLPGFKRSMAYVKLLAELDLLKDPTSEDDSKSLDSISISSTNNELETLDEISEMCKPDETRGTELKDSRFRSNSSTSLASIVEPNEGRGTDETDSEINIRAIKNMRKAASIDVDQINEGKDLSFYLESNAEQFVKLDENTYDRNAIKKLQQGRFVITAKIIETGIVNDRGKTYGIYAVAVTKSYDSGYQEKWHIYRRYSDFYDLHQKIKEKYYDLAKIPFPAKKAFHNMERTVLERRMLMLNSWMYQLTKPAVVDGHMGLQNLLLSFLEQGDYDKGVTGGQISKTIDTLMHPLKTSMKTVTQAVKTMPDNMLNTVDGVMDNISKFFGNPKKPNAFYENTKVGAGLDVETDDNIPLRIMLLLMDEIFDLKVRNQWLRRRIVTLLRQIIRTMFGDIVNRRIVEYVSLLTSPARVAGYLKLFKNSFWPNGVKAEKKPPRDAEMKYRTRVAAKVALLSCLSDELKHIIGSETTRRGLLRVFELFQRPVLNRRLLYVLLEGIVETLFPQNNLVEIFRKLYSVSPRVQHRNMQKC, encoded by the exons ATGAATGTTCCACTGTATGGGTTTCTTGGAGTTGCAGCGACTCTACTCGTGTATCTTGTTGGATTTGGAACGATTGTGAAGCTATTTATTTGTCTGCTCGCTTTAATTTTAGg AACAATCACGTGTGTATATAGAACGTACGGTGCAAATCTTGATGACGTTATTAAGTCAGAAAGGGAAGACTTGAATAAGAAGACTGAAAAGTTTCGCCAG TATATTCTAGATGTGTCCAAGCAGAAGATGACCTTCACTTTAGATAAAAGGATCACTGGTAGTCGTATTATCGACGAGTCCCTGCAA GAAATATTGGATTTCGTTATCAGAGATTACGTGGAACCATGGTACAACGTAATCACAGACGACGAAGAATTCATCTACTCTGTTCGAGATACCGCCCAAAAGATAGCTATCAATATCGCAAATCG AGTGAAAGGTGTAGATTGGATACCATATTTAACAACCCGTCTCGTGGACGATGTAGCCTCCCACGTGAGGCTGTATCGTCAAGCGAGAGCCAGGATAAAGCAGGTCCGTTcgaaaaaattgcaaaaaggTAGCGCTAGCTCGAGTACGTCCAGTGGAACTCCTAAGAGAACGCCCACTCACAGGCGGAACAAAAGCGAGACAGATGTGTCGTGGTATTCTCAGACAAAGTTTTACATTCCTAATTTATCCTCGCTCACCGAGCCGATCGAGGCGAGCGAGGAGAAGGAAGATGAATCGTTAGAGAAGATATTTTTCGACCTCGAGGTTCAGATGGAGAACAATCTGATCAGCAGAGATACGGTATGCACCAACAGCACACAGGAACTTGAATTCCTCGGTGAGATATCAGAGATATTATTGTATCTGGTATTACCAAAGGGAGATTTCGATTGTCTGACTGTGAGATTTATATTAAGAGAATTGTTAGTGAACGTGATAATTAGACCATTGCTGGATTTATTCTCTGACCCTGATTATATTAATCAGGCGTGTATATGGCTG tgCGCCAAGGAAGGCGGTTTACCAAGCGACGTGTTTTTAACGGTGATCAGAGTCACGGATAGCTTAGATGAATTAACAGCGACGAAAAGCATAGTTTGTAAGGAAATAGCTCACCTACGTTCTAAGGACTCGGGGGGAGACGATGATTTATCCGTAAAGCAACAATTGAACAGTTTACTGTACGTGAAGAAGATCTTGGAGACCAGAATCATTGGTATGCAAGAGGGATTGGACTCGGAGACAGATGGGATAGGTGCTCAGCCCGATTGGAACAGATTATTGATACCAGGGCAAAAATTAGTGAATTTACCGTTGGACGAATTGCTGAAGAATAATATCGCGTTAAGTTACTTCATCGATTATATGACCTCGATAAACGCAGAAACTTATTTGTATTTCTATTTGAACGTATACGGATGGAGGGTGTCGGCTGAACAACAGATATCCGACATAGAGTTACAAAAATTACACATGTCCCAGGCAGCTACCAGTATAATGGGCACCAGGCGTAAGAACAACGACTTGGAGAATTTAAAGGAGGCAGCTACGAAGATCTATCAGCAGTACCTTAGCGAGAAAGCGTCGCCAAAGTTGCAGTTGGACGACGCTTTAGTCAAGACTTTATTAAACAGAATAAGAATCGAACCAGTTAAGGAAACCTGGTTCGATGATCTTCGTACCTGTTGTTACGAGAAGCTGCAAAATGAAGACAGATTTCTGCCAGGATTCAAGAGATCCATGGCGTACGTGAAGCTGCTCGCTGAACTTGATCTGTTGAAAGATCCCACTTCAGAAGATGATAGTAAATCTTTAGACAGCATTAGTATATCCAGCACGAACAATGAACTGGAAACCCTGGACGAGATATCGGAGATGTGCAAGCCGGATGAAACGAGGGGAACGGAATTGAAGGACAGTAGGTTCAGATCAAATTCGTCGACCAGTTTAGCGAGCATCGTGGAGCCTAACGAGGGCAGAGGAACCGACGAAACGGACTCTGAGATAAATATCAGAGCTATAAAAAATATGAGGAAAGCTGCTAGCATCGATGTGGATCAAATTAACGAGGGCAAGGATCTGTCGTTTTATTTAGAGTCGAATGCTGAACAGTTTGTTAAGTTAGATGAGAATACGTACGATCGTAACGCGATTAAAAAGTTACAGCAGGGTAGATTCGTGATCACTGCCAAGATCATTGAGACTGGAATTGTAAACGACCGTGGTAAAACCTACGGTATTTATGCGGTGGCTGTGACCAAGAGCTACGATTCAGGGTACCAAGAGAAGTGGCACATTTACAGGAGGTACTCTGACTTCTATGATTTGCATCAGAAAATCAAAGAGAAGTATTATGATCTGGCGAAAATACCATTCCCAGCTAAGAAAGCTTTTCATAATATGGAAAGAACTGTTTTGGAGAGAAGAATGTTGATGCTAAACTCTTGGATGTATCAATTAACTAAGCCAGCAGTGGTGGATGGTCACATGGGTCTGCAAAATTTATTGCTCAGTTTTCTGGAGCAAGGGGATTACGACAAGGGTGTCACTGGTGGACAGATATCAAAAACT ATAGACACTTTGATGCATCCTCTGAAGACATCCATGAAAACTGTAACCCAAGCTGTGAAAACTATGCCTGATAACATGCTGAATACAGTGGACGGTGTGATGGATAATATAAGTAAATTTTTTGGAAATCCAAAGAAGCCCAATGCTTTTTACGAGAACACTAAAGTTGGCGCTGGTCTGGATGTAGAG ACTGATGATAATATTCCTCTCCGTATAATGTTACTGCTGATGGATGAAATATTCGACTTGAAAGTTCGAAATCAATGGCTTAGACGACGAATTGTCACTTTGTTAAGGCAAATTATTCGTACGATGTTTGGGGACATAGTTAACAGACGAATAGTCGAGTACGTGTCGTTGTTAACTAGCCCAGCAAGAGTGGCGGGCTATTTGAAATTGTTCAA AAATAGCTTTTGGCCAAATGGTGTTAAGGCTGAAAAGAAACCACCTAGGGACGCAGAGATGAAATACCGAACAAGAGTGGCGGCTAAAGTCGCTCTGTTATCTTGCTTGTCCGACGAATTAAAACATATCATAGGTAGCGAAACGACCAGAAGAGGTCTTTTGAGAGTATTCGAATTGTTCCAACGACCTGTACTGAACAGAAGACTGTTGTACGTCCTCTTAGAAGGAATAGTAGAAACCCTGTTCCCTCAGAACAATCTTGTAGAGATATTCCGGAAACTCTACTCTGTTTCGCCGAGGGTGCAACACAGAAACATGCAAAAGTGTTAA
- the LOC123988564 gene encoding mucin-2-like — protein MKVAVYQRHEDLGKHLRLHHHGASRRWVCGVCFFTDDSAYALKKVRKHHADSHANNAVPRAAGARTSAPAGRVSGGAPPAGGDLAEERSYTDVALPETTQRPSPSPLEATAPTTRGGALTRAKKSTLTNTRTTVAAKPSNAPKRKPVITSTVTGRNLLTGWAIKKTTATTTTRKSGTPSSPADGRPPSTGSPATPPTVDLTTPPPAGIGAAKRISGGSVSMRRPSGGSSTTLTPPTKEKEKSPGTKRRCTRATTEPPQPDPPQRTAARKVTPAVTYAEVTRGTSTVTTTMTTRRMARASSLPPVPRNEGAGGASTTQAPPTMPVTATCTFATAGTLTLTTTSVYSKPVAVVTVATRRSGGGISPRGLKKKIQEDTVLLESAPTTRARAARATTEPPRTPPRTTRTKKRRSPPADMGPATVSDTATPTTPEERPVTRRSTRAKTLSPGSTQEKRRGDGTTTLPSPATGRPGRRRILPAIAEASSPAVTAAPIKEKGKEKEKEQEEEEKEECRDFTPRNRRRRAGRREEEGVTTTPSPRTQARQPPRIRNEGAEVEVVRVPRVVEASVATEQGPPRNKVK, from the exons ATGAAGGTGGCCGTGTACCAGCGGCACGAGGACCTCGGCAAACATCTGCGCCTCCACCACCATGGCGCTAGCAGAAGGTGGGTCTGCGGTGTATGCTTCTTCACCGACGACAGTGCTTACGCGCTGAAGAAGGTGAGGAAGCATCACGCGGACTCCCATGCAAATAATGCAGTGCCTCGTGCCGCGGGTGCACGGACATCTGCCCCCGCGGGAAGGGTTAGCGGCGGTGCACCCCCGGCTGGGGGGGATTTAGCCGAGGAGCGATCCTATACTGACGTGGCCTTGCCTGAGACGACGCAGAGACCCTCTCCGTCCCCTTTGGAAGCGACGGCACCCACCACGCGTGGAGGCGCGCTAACGCGCGCCAAGAAATCTACCCTAACCAACACCCGGACCACGGTGGCTGCAAAACCGAGCAACGCGCCGAAGAGGAAACCGGTCATCACTTCTACGGTGACGGGGAGGAATTTATTGACGGGCTGGGCCATTAAAAAGACGACagcgacaacgacaacgaggAAGAGCGGGACGCCGTCCAGCCCCGCCGATGGACGACCTCCATCCACGGGGAGTCCCGCCACCCCGCCGACAGTAGACCTTACAACACCACCACCAGCGGGGATCGGCGCCGCCAAGAGGATCAGTGGTGGGTCAGTGTCAATGAGGAGGCCGAGCGGGGGGTCATCCACCACCCTGACCCCCCCCACCAAGGAAAAGGAGAAGAGCCCGGGGACGAAGAGAAGGTGCACCCGGGCTACGACGGAGCCTCCTCAACCTGACCCGCCCCAACGGACAGCAGCCAGGAAGGTAACCCCCGCCGTCACTTACGCCGAAGTGACCAGGGGCACGTCGACCGTCACAACAACCATGACGACGAGGAGGATGGCACGGGCGTCTTCCCTCCCGCCTGTGCCAAGGAACGAAGGAGCAGGGGGCGCGTCTACCACCCAAGCGCCCCCCACCATGCCAGTGACGGCGACGTGCACCTTTGCGACGGCGGGGACACTGACCTTAACGACGACCTCGGTCTATAGCAAGCCGGTGGCCGTCGTCACCGTCGCCACAAGAAGGAGCGGGGGGGGAATCTCGCCGAGGGGGCTGAAGAAAAAGATCCAGGAGGATACGGTGCTCCTGGAGTCCGCGCCGACGACCAGGGCGCGGGCTGCCAGGGCAACCACCGAGCCCCCTCGGACCCCCCCCAGGACAACTCGaacaaagaagaggaggagCCCACCAGCGGATATGGGCCCTGCGACGGTGAGTGATACGGCCACCCCGACAACACCGGAGGAGCGCCCTGTGACGAGGAGGAGCACCCGGGCGAAAACCCTTTCGCCTGGGTCAACACAAGAGAAGAGGAGGGGGGACGGAACTACCACCCTACCGTCCCCCGCTACAGGGCGCCCCGGGAGAAGAAGGATTCTCCCAGCTATAGCCGAGGCGTCGTCGCCAGCGGTCACCGCGGCGCCGATAAAGGAAAAGGggaaggagaaggagaaggagcaggaagaggaagagaaggaagaatGTCGGGACTTCACGCCGCGGAACAGGAGGAGAAGGGCTGGGCGGCGTGAAGAGGAGGGAGTGACGACAACCCCGTCACCGAGGACGCAGGCGCGGCAGCCACCTCGAATACGGAATGAAGGAGCGGAAGTGGAAGTGGTCCGGGTGCCACGCGTGGTGGAGGCCTCCGTGGCGACGGAGCAAGGGCCTCCAAGAAATAAG GTTAAGTAA
- the LOC114881872 gene encoding sorting nexin-13-like isoform X1, whose amino-acid sequence MSGCLSKNPKMNVPLYGFLGVAATLLVYLVGFGTIVKLFICLLALILGTITCVYRTYGANLDDVIKSEREDLNKKTEKFRQYILDVSKQKMTFTLDKRITGSRIIDESLQEILDFVIRDYVEPWYNVITDDEEFIYSVRDTAQKIAINIANRVKGVDWIPYLTTRLVDDVASHVRLYRQARARIKQVRSKKLQKGSASSSTSSGTPKRTPTHRRNKSETDVSWYSQTKFYIPNLSSLTEPIEASEEKEDESLEKIFFDLEVQMENNLISRDTVCTNSTQELEFLGEISEILLYLVLPKGDFDCLTVRFILRELLVNVIIRPLLDLFSDPDYINQACIWLCAKEGGLPSDVFLTVIRVTDSLDELTATKSIVCKEIAHLRSKDSGGDDDLSVKQQLNSLLYVKKILETRIIGMQEGLDSETDGIGAQPDWNRLLIPGQKLVNLPLDELLKNNIALSYFIDYMTSINAETYLYFYLNVYGWRVSAEQQISDIELQKLHMSQAATSIMGTRRKNNDLENLKEAATKIYQQYLSEKASPKLQLDDALVKTLLNRIRIEPVKETWFDDLRTCCYEKLQNEDRFLPGFKRSMAYVKLLAELDLLKDPTSEDDSKSLDSISISSTNNELETLDEISEMCKPDETRGTELKDSRFRSNSSTSLASIVEPNEGRGTDETDSEINIRAIKNMRKAASIDVDQINEGKDLSFYLESNAEQFVKLDENTYDRNAIKKLQQGRFVITAKIIETGIVNDRGKTYGIYAVAVTKSYDSGYQEKWHIYRRYSDFYDLHQKIKEKYYDLAKIPFPAKKAFHNMERTVLERRMLMLNSWMYQLTKPAVVDGHMGLQNLLLSFLEQGDYDKGVTGGQISKTIDTLMHPLKTSMKTVTQAVKTMPDNMLNTVDGVMDNISKFFGNPKKPNAFYENTKVGAGLDVETDDNIPLRIMLLLMDEIFDLKVRNQWLRRRIVTLLRQIIRTMFGDIVNRRIVEYVSLLTSPARVAGYLKLFKNSFWPNGVKAEKKPPRDAEMKYRTRVAAKVALLSCLSDELKHIIGSETTRRGLLRVFELFQRPVLNRRLLYVLLEGIVETLFPQNNLVEIFRKLYSVSPRVQHRNMQKC is encoded by the exons ATGTCCGGCTGTTTATCCAAGAATCCAAAG ATGAATGTTCCACTGTATGGGTTTCTTGGAGTTGCAGCGACTCTACTCGTGTATCTTGTTGGATTTGGAACGATTGTGAAGCTATTTATTTGTCTGCTCGCTTTAATTTTAGg AACAATCACGTGTGTATATAGAACGTACGGTGCAAATCTTGATGACGTTATTAAGTCAGAAAGGGAAGACTTGAATAAGAAGACTGAAAAGTTTCGCCAG TATATTCTAGATGTGTCCAAGCAGAAGATGACCTTCACTTTAGATAAAAGGATCACTGGTAGTCGTATTATCGACGAGTCCCTGCAA GAAATATTGGATTTCGTTATCAGAGATTACGTGGAACCATGGTACAACGTAATCACAGACGACGAAGAATTCATCTACTCTGTTCGAGATACCGCCCAAAAGATAGCTATCAATATCGCAAATCG AGTGAAAGGTGTAGATTGGATACCATATTTAACAACCCGTCTCGTGGACGATGTAGCCTCCCACGTGAGGCTGTATCGTCAAGCGAGAGCCAGGATAAAGCAGGTCCGTTcgaaaaaattgcaaaaaggTAGCGCTAGCTCGAGTACGTCCAGTGGAACTCCTAAGAGAACGCCCACTCACAGGCGGAACAAAAGCGAGACAGATGTGTCGTGGTATTCTCAGACAAAGTTTTACATTCCTAATTTATCCTCGCTCACCGAGCCGATCGAGGCGAGCGAGGAGAAGGAAGATGAATCGTTAGAGAAGATATTTTTCGACCTCGAGGTTCAGATGGAGAACAATCTGATCAGCAGAGATACGGTATGCACCAACAGCACACAGGAACTTGAATTCCTCGGTGAGATATCAGAGATATTATTGTATCTGGTATTACCAAAGGGAGATTTCGATTGTCTGACTGTGAGATTTATATTAAGAGAATTGTTAGTGAACGTGATAATTAGACCATTGCTGGATTTATTCTCTGACCCTGATTATATTAATCAGGCGTGTATATGGCTG tgCGCCAAGGAAGGCGGTTTACCAAGCGACGTGTTTTTAACGGTGATCAGAGTCACGGATAGCTTAGATGAATTAACAGCGACGAAAAGCATAGTTTGTAAGGAAATAGCTCACCTACGTTCTAAGGACTCGGGGGGAGACGATGATTTATCCGTAAAGCAACAATTGAACAGTTTACTGTACGTGAAGAAGATCTTGGAGACCAGAATCATTGGTATGCAAGAGGGATTGGACTCGGAGACAGATGGGATAGGTGCTCAGCCCGATTGGAACAGATTATTGATACCAGGGCAAAAATTAGTGAATTTACCGTTGGACGAATTGCTGAAGAATAATATCGCGTTAAGTTACTTCATCGATTATATGACCTCGATAAACGCAGAAACTTATTTGTATTTCTATTTGAACGTATACGGATGGAGGGTGTCGGCTGAACAACAGATATCCGACATAGAGTTACAAAAATTACACATGTCCCAGGCAGCTACCAGTATAATGGGCACCAGGCGTAAGAACAACGACTTGGAGAATTTAAAGGAGGCAGCTACGAAGATCTATCAGCAGTACCTTAGCGAGAAAGCGTCGCCAAAGTTGCAGTTGGACGACGCTTTAGTCAAGACTTTATTAAACAGAATAAGAATCGAACCAGTTAAGGAAACCTGGTTCGATGATCTTCGTACCTGTTGTTACGAGAAGCTGCAAAATGAAGACAGATTTCTGCCAGGATTCAAGAGATCCATGGCGTACGTGAAGCTGCTCGCTGAACTTGATCTGTTGAAAGATCCCACTTCAGAAGATGATAGTAAATCTTTAGACAGCATTAGTATATCCAGCACGAACAATGAACTGGAAACCCTGGACGAGATATCGGAGATGTGCAAGCCGGATGAAACGAGGGGAACGGAATTGAAGGACAGTAGGTTCAGATCAAATTCGTCGACCAGTTTAGCGAGCATCGTGGAGCCTAACGAGGGCAGAGGAACCGACGAAACGGACTCTGAGATAAATATCAGAGCTATAAAAAATATGAGGAAAGCTGCTAGCATCGATGTGGATCAAATTAACGAGGGCAAGGATCTGTCGTTTTATTTAGAGTCGAATGCTGAACAGTTTGTTAAGTTAGATGAGAATACGTACGATCGTAACGCGATTAAAAAGTTACAGCAGGGTAGATTCGTGATCACTGCCAAGATCATTGAGACTGGAATTGTAAACGACCGTGGTAAAACCTACGGTATTTATGCGGTGGCTGTGACCAAGAGCTACGATTCAGGGTACCAAGAGAAGTGGCACATTTACAGGAGGTACTCTGACTTCTATGATTTGCATCAGAAAATCAAAGAGAAGTATTATGATCTGGCGAAAATACCATTCCCAGCTAAGAAAGCTTTTCATAATATGGAAAGAACTGTTTTGGAGAGAAGAATGTTGATGCTAAACTCTTGGATGTATCAATTAACTAAGCCAGCAGTGGTGGATGGTCACATGGGTCTGCAAAATTTATTGCTCAGTTTTCTGGAGCAAGGGGATTACGACAAGGGTGTCACTGGTGGACAGATATCAAAAACT ATAGACACTTTGATGCATCCTCTGAAGACATCCATGAAAACTGTAACCCAAGCTGTGAAAACTATGCCTGATAACATGCTGAATACAGTGGACGGTGTGATGGATAATATAAGTAAATTTTTTGGAAATCCAAAGAAGCCCAATGCTTTTTACGAGAACACTAAAGTTGGCGCTGGTCTGGATGTAGAG ACTGATGATAATATTCCTCTCCGTATAATGTTACTGCTGATGGATGAAATATTCGACTTGAAAGTTCGAAATCAATGGCTTAGACGACGAATTGTCACTTTGTTAAGGCAAATTATTCGTACGATGTTTGGGGACATAGTTAACAGACGAATAGTCGAGTACGTGTCGTTGTTAACTAGCCCAGCAAGAGTGGCGGGCTATTTGAAATTGTTCAA AAATAGCTTTTGGCCAAATGGTGTTAAGGCTGAAAAGAAACCACCTAGGGACGCAGAGATGAAATACCGAACAAGAGTGGCGGCTAAAGTCGCTCTGTTATCTTGCTTGTCCGACGAATTAAAACATATCATAGGTAGCGAAACGACCAGAAGAGGTCTTTTGAGAGTATTCGAATTGTTCCAACGACCTGTACTGAACAGAAGACTGTTGTACGTCCTCTTAGAAGGAATAGTAGAAACCCTGTTCCCTCAGAACAATCTTGTAGAGATATTCCGGAAACTCTACTCTGTTTCGCCGAGGGTGCAACACAGAAACATGCAAAAGTGTTAA
- the LOC123988565 gene encoding nascent polypeptide-associated complex subunit alpha, muscle-specific form produces the protein MKVAVYQRHEDLGKHLRLHHHGASRRWVCGVCFFTDDSAYALKKVRKHHADSHANNAVPRAAGARTSAPAGRVSGGAPPAGGDLAEERSYTDVALPETTQRLSPSPLATAAPTTRGGALTRATKSSITNSRTTVAAKTKTAPKKKPTITASVTGRNLLTGWALKKSATTTATATTTITRKSGTPSSPADGRPPPAGSPATPPTIDLTTPPAGTGAAKRTSGGPVSMRRPSGGVTSTLTPPTKEKEKSPGMKKRSTRASTEPPQPGPPQRTITATRKVTPAVTYAEVTRGTSPSQQP, from the coding sequence ATGAAGGTGGCCGTGTACCAGCGGCACGAGGACCTCGGCAAACATCTGCGCCTCCACCACCATGGCGCTAGCAGAAGGTGGGTCTGCGGTGTATGCTTCTTCACCGACGACAGTGCTTACGCGCTGAAGAAGGTGAGGAAGCATCACGCGGACTCCCATGCAAATAATGCAGTGCCTCGTGCCGCGGGTGCACGGACATCTGCCCCCGCGGGAAGGGTTAGCGGCGGTGCACCCCCGGCTGGGGGGGATTTAGCCGAGGAGCGATCCTATACTGACGTGGCCTTGCCTGAGACGACGCAGAGGCTCTCTCCGTCCCCGTTAGCAACGGCAGCTCCCACCACGCGTGGAGGCGCGCTCACGCGCGCTACTAAATCTAGCATAACCAACTCCCGGACCACGGTGGCTGCCAAAACAAAGACTGCGCCGAAAAAGAAGCCCACGATCACTGCTTCGGTGACGGGGAGAAATCTTTTGACGGGCTGGGCGCTCAAGAAATCTGCGACTACGACAGCGACAGCGACAACGACGATCACGAGGAAGAGCGGGACGCCGTCCAGCCCCGCCGATGGACGACCTCCACCCGCGGGGAGTCCCGCCACCCCGCCGACCATTGACCTTACCACACCACCAGCGGGGACCGGCGCCGCAAAAAGGACCAGTGGCGGGCCAGTGTCAATGAGGAGGCCAAGTGGGGGGGTAACTTCCACCCTAACCCCCCCAAcaaaagagaaggagaagagCCCGGGTATGAAGAAAAGGAGCACCCGGGCCTCAACGGAGCCTCCTCAACCTGGCCCGCCCCAACGAACCATCACCGCCACAAGAAAGGTGACCCCCGCCGTCACGTATGCAGAAGTGACCAGGGGCACGTCGCCGTCACAACAACCATGA